The Spirulina subsalsa PCC 9445 region TAATCCGTAGCCGAAACATCCGGGGCATTCGGAAATAAAGTTGCAGAAGTCATAAAAAGTGCCAGAATAATTTCTCTCTGAAAGGATCTTATCAGAAATTTCCCTCTTCCAAGACCCCCAAACTCAGAGTTTAGCCCACCCGCCTACTCTTTTTCCCCCTCCCCCTAGACAATTCCTGAAACCATATGTAATATGTATGTAGTATGTTTTGCACTTCAAAATCAGCACCTTCCCAAGGCGCAGAATCCAGCAAAACCCCTAACTTTATTGGCATAGAACATCATGGCTTACGAACCCTTATCCTTATCTACGCCAACACCTGTATTATCTTGGGCAGGTCATCCCCTCGCCTCAGATGAACTAAAAATGGCGAAAAATGTTGCCTCCTTACCCTTTGTGTTCAAGCACGTTGCCCTAATGCCAGATGTTCACCTCGGGAAAGGAGCCCTAGTTGGCTCAGTCATTGCCACCAAAGACGCCGTTATTCCCGCCGCCGTTGGCGTTGACATTGGCTGCGGCATGGCTGCCGTCAAAATGCCATTTCATGCCGATCAATTAGACGGGAAACTAAAGCAAATTCGCCTTGATATTGAGGCAGAAATTCCTGTTGGCTTTAACCAAAACAAAGAAATTGAAAAAGTCGTCACCAACTGGCAAGGCTGGAAAGACTTTAAAGAACTCCATTCCGGCATTCAACGTTTTGAAAGTCGAGCCATGCACCAAATGGGAACATTAGGCGGCGGAAATCACTTCATTGAATTATGTTTAGACAGTGAAAACTCCGTCTGGCTCATGCTTCATTCCGGCTCCCGTTATATCGGCAACCAATTAGCCCAATGCCATATCAACACCGCCAAAGAATTAATGAAACTCGCTGGGCAAAAATTACCCGACCCCGATTTAGCGTACTTTGTCGCAGAAACCCCCGAATTCCAAAACTATTGGCGGGACTTACAATGGGCGCAAAACTACGCCCGTTATAACCGGGATGTCATGATGATGCGGTTTAAACGCATTATTGAAAAGTATCTTGCCGGAGGAAAACCCACCAAACCATTATTAACCGTCAACTGTCATCACAACTACGCCGAAAAAGAAATTCATTTTGGCG contains the following coding sequences:
- a CDS encoding RtcB family protein, which gives rise to MAYEPLSLSTPTPVLSWAGHPLASDELKMAKNVASLPFVFKHVALMPDVHLGKGALVGSVIATKDAVIPAAVGVDIGCGMAAVKMPFHADQLDGKLKQIRLDIEAEIPVGFNQNKEIEKVVTNWQGWKDFKELHSGIQRFESRAMHQMGTLGGGNHFIELCLDSENSVWLMLHSGSRYIGNQLAQCHINTAKELMKLAGQKLPDPDLAYFVAETPEFQNYWRDLQWAQNYARYNRDVMMMRFKRIIEKYLAGGKPTKPLLTVNCHHNYAEKEIHFGEEVYVTRKGAVRATPEDYGIIPGSMGAKSFIVKGKGNVQSYCSCSHGAGRKMSRTKAKKHFSVDDLVEQTKGIECRKDAHVLDEIPGAYKSIEEVMNQQADLVEIVATLHQVVCVKG